The following proteins are co-located in the Aggregatibacter aphrophilus ATCC 33389 genome:
- a CDS encoding ABC transporter ATP-binding protein/permease, giving the protein MDYTQEIITSSLWIARTLALTVIFFSLGIFLLVCFTNWGKQFWTFAGGYLSPKRSIKPLLFFVLIVTLTLFSVRLSLVHSTWYNNMYTSLQEFNQAVFWKQIILFCFIAGFSVTAALISYYLNQRFSINWIEWLNTELLEKWMDKRAYYKSQYMSNNLDNPDQRIQQDIQSYVKTTLSLSTGVIDAVTSMISYTILLWGLAGPMTLLGVEIPRAMVYLVFAYVIFTTLIAFWLGKPLIRLNFANEKLNANYRYSLIRVKEYAESVAFYAGEKVEKNLLYKQFRAVIQNMWDIVFRALKFSGFNLVVSQISVVFPLLIQVGRYFEKQIKLGDLMQTLQVFGKLHSNLSFFRNTYDSFAEYKATLDRLTGFHYSVESAQKQSKTNITDHPTDVIFQHLSVKSPLGKTLINDLNLTLPQGDSLLIQGQSGVGKTTLLRTVAGLWSYAQGEIFCPQHNTLFLSQRPYLPQGNLLTALYYPGSTENADFAEIKQVLEQVQLAHLQDRLEQEQDWTRILSLGEQQRLAFARLLLHKPKVAFLDEASASLDEGMEHAMYRLIRDKLPNTTIISVGHRSTLIPLHQQQLELRVDGDWVLNAN; this is encoded by the coding sequence ATGGATTACACTCAAGAGATCATTACATCTTCACTTTGGATCGCCCGCACTCTGGCGCTCACCGTTATTTTCTTCAGTCTCGGCATTTTTCTATTAGTCTGCTTTACCAATTGGGGCAAACAATTTTGGACGTTTGCCGGTGGCTACCTTTCGCCAAAACGTAGTATCAAACCGCTATTATTCTTTGTATTGATCGTTACCCTGACGTTATTTAGCGTACGTCTAAGCTTGGTACATTCCACTTGGTATAACAATATGTATACTTCATTACAGGAATTTAACCAAGCCGTGTTTTGGAAGCAGATAATTTTATTCTGTTTTATTGCAGGCTTTTCCGTAACAGCAGCGTTAATCAGTTATTATTTAAACCAGCGTTTTTCCATTAACTGGATTGAATGGCTGAATACAGAACTCTTAGAAAAATGGATGGATAAGCGTGCTTATTATAAAAGCCAATACATGAGCAACAATCTAGACAACCCGGATCAACGTATTCAACAAGACATACAATCTTATGTCAAAACCACGCTTTCCCTCAGCACCGGCGTCATTGACGCAGTAACCTCCATGATTTCTTACACTATTTTATTATGGGGCTTGGCCGGTCCAATGACCTTGCTTGGTGTAGAAATTCCACGTGCAATGGTCTATTTAGTGTTCGCTTATGTCATTTTCACCACACTTATTGCCTTCTGGCTTGGTAAACCGTTAATTCGCCTTAACTTCGCTAACGAAAAATTAAACGCGAATTATCGTTATTCCTTAATCCGCGTAAAAGAATATGCGGAAAGCGTCGCTTTCTACGCCGGTGAAAAAGTAGAAAAAAACCTGTTATACAAACAATTCCGTGCAGTAATCCAGAATATGTGGGATATCGTGTTCCGGGCATTAAAGTTTTCCGGATTCAACTTGGTAGTTAGTCAGATTTCGGTCGTTTTCCCGTTACTCATTCAAGTAGGTCGCTATTTTGAAAAACAAATTAAACTGGGCGATCTCATGCAAACCTTGCAAGTATTCGGCAAATTACACTCCAATCTCTCTTTCTTCCGTAACACTTACGACAGTTTTGCCGAATACAAAGCAACCTTAGACCGTTTAACCGGCTTCCATTACAGTGTGGAATCCGCACAAAAACAAAGCAAAACCAATATTACCGATCACCCAACGGACGTTATTTTCCAACATCTCAGCGTGAAATCGCCGCTTGGTAAAACACTAATTAACGATCTCAACCTCACTCTGCCGCAAGGAGATTCGTTGCTGATTCAAGGGCAATCCGGTGTGGGTAAAACCACCTTATTACGTACCGTGGCCGGTTTATGGTCTTACGCGCAAGGGGAAATCTTCTGCCCGCAACACAACACCCTGTTCTTGTCACAACGTCCTTATTTACCACAAGGCAACCTGCTCACGGCGCTCTATTATCCCGGCTCTACCGAAAATGCCGATTTTGCCGAAATCAAGCAAGTGTTAGAACAAGTTCAATTGGCACATTTACAAGATCGTTTAGAACAGGAACAAGACTGGACACGTATTCTTTCCCTTGGCGAACAACAACGCTTGGCTTTTGCCCGTTTGTTATTACACAAACCGAAAGTCGCATTCCTTGATGAAGCCAGCGCCAGCTTGGACGAAGGCATGGAACACGCTATGTATCGCTTAATTCGTGATAAATTGCCAAACACCACGATTATCAGCGTGGGGCACCGCTCTACCCTTATTCCATTGCATCAACAGCAACTGGAATTGCGCGTAGATGGAGATTGGGTGTTAAACGCTAATTAG
- the leuA gene encoding 2-isopropylmalate synthase, producing the protein MTDRVIIFDTTLRDGEQALKASLTVKEKLQIALALERLGVDVMEVGFPVSSQGDFESVQTIARHIKNSRVAALSRAVDKDIDAAYEALKVAEAFRIHTFIASSALHVEAKLKRTFDDVVEMAVAAVKRARNYTDDVEFSCEDAGRTGIDNICRIVEAAINAGATTVNIPDTVGYCLPMEYGNIIAQVRNRVPNIDKAIISVYCHNDLGMATANSLTAVQNGARQIECTINGIGERAGNTALEEVVMAIKTRQALFGVDTRINTQEIHRVSQMVSQLCNMPIQPNKAIVGSNAFAHSSGIHQDGMLKNKNTYEIMSPETIGLKKEKLNLTARSGRAAVKGHMADMGYTEQDYDLDKLYDSFLKLADKKGQVFDYDLEALAFIDMQQGDEDRLVLDKLSAHSTKEYPATAFVQVELDGKKLSTSSIGGNGPVDAVYNAILNLTGLEIKMSHYNLTAKGEGAEALGQVDIVVEHEGRKFHGVGLATDIVESSALALVHAINAIYRAHKVANIKNHKHH; encoded by the coding sequence ATGACAGATCGCGTTATTATTTTTGATACGACCTTGCGTGATGGGGAACAAGCGTTAAAAGCAAGCCTTACCGTAAAAGAAAAATTACAAATTGCCCTTGCTTTAGAGCGTTTAGGCGTGGATGTCATGGAAGTGGGTTTTCCTGTTTCCTCACAAGGGGATTTTGAATCCGTACAAACTATCGCACGCCATATCAAAAATAGTCGTGTCGCGGCACTTTCCCGTGCGGTAGATAAAGACATTGATGCAGCCTACGAAGCCTTAAAAGTGGCGGAAGCTTTCCGTATTCACACCTTTATTGCCAGTTCCGCATTACACGTTGAAGCCAAATTAAAACGCACCTTTGACGATGTGGTTGAAATGGCGGTGGCAGCAGTGAAACGCGCGCGTAACTACACTGATGATGTGGAATTTTCCTGCGAGGACGCAGGGAGAACCGGTATCGACAATATCTGCCGCATTGTGGAAGCGGCAATCAACGCCGGCGCAACTACCGTCAACATTCCCGATACTGTGGGCTACTGCTTACCGATGGAGTACGGCAACATCATCGCTCAAGTACGCAACCGCGTACCAAACATCGACAAAGCCATTATTTCCGTGTACTGCCACAACGACTTAGGCATGGCGACCGCCAACTCTTTAACCGCCGTACAAAACGGCGCGCGCCAAATTGAATGTACCATCAACGGCATCGGCGAACGTGCAGGCAACACTGCATTAGAAGAAGTGGTCATGGCGATTAAAACTCGCCAGGCACTCTTCGGTGTAGACACACGAATTAATACCCAAGAAATTCATCGTGTCAGTCAAATGGTCAGCCAGCTTTGCAACATGCCAATTCAGCCTAATAAAGCGATTGTAGGTTCCAATGCTTTTGCACACTCTTCCGGTATTCACCAAGACGGTATGTTGAAAAACAAAAATACCTACGAAATCATGTCACCGGAAACTATCGGCTTGAAAAAAGAGAAGTTGAACTTAACCGCGCGTTCCGGCCGTGCTGCGGTGAAAGGCCACATGGCCGACATGGGCTACACCGAACAAGATTACGATTTGGATAAATTGTACGATTCCTTCTTAAAATTGGCGGACAAAAAAGGCCAAGTGTTCGATTATGACTTGGAAGCTTTGGCGTTCATTGATATGCAGCAAGGGGATGAAGATCGTTTGGTGTTAGATAAACTCTCTGCACACTCTACTAAAGAATATCCAGCCACTGCTTTTGTTCAAGTAGAATTAGATGGCAAGAAATTAAGCACTTCATCAATTGGTGGTAACGGCCCGGTCGATGCGGTTTACAATGCTATCTTGAACTTAACCGGCTTAGAAATCAAAATGTCTCACTATAACTTAACCGCTAAAGGTGAAGGCGCTGAAGCATTAGGTCAGGTGGATATCGTGGTTGAACATGAAGGCCGTAAATTCCATGGTGTTGGTTTAGCGACAGACATCGTTGAATCTTCCGCGCTTGCTTTAGTGCACGCCATCAATGCAATTTATCGGGCGCATAAGGTAGCAAATATTAAGAATCATAAACATCATTAA
- the leuB gene encoding 3-isopropylmalate dehydrogenase: protein MQSYNIAVLPGDGIGPEVMAEAIKVLNKVQEKFGFKLNFNEFYVGGAAIDNCGCPLPAETLKGCEEADAILFGSVGGPKWTNLPPDQQPERGALLPLRKHFKLFCNLRPATLYKGLEKFCPLRADIAAKGFDMVVVRELTGGIYFGQPKGREGEGAQTKAFDTEVYYKYEIERIARAAFDAAMKRRKHVTSVDKANVLQASILWRETVTEVAKGYPEVTLDHIYIDNATMQLIKAPESFDVLLCSNIFGDIISDEAAMITGSMGMLPSASLNEEGFGLYEPAGGSAPDIAGKGIANPIAQILSAAMMFRYSFNLNEAADAIENAVQKVLANGHRTGDLADDAAPVSTAEMGTLIADAI, encoded by the coding sequence ATGCAATCATACAACATCGCAGTTCTACCGGGAGACGGTATCGGTCCGGAAGTCATGGCGGAAGCCATTAAAGTATTAAACAAAGTCCAAGAAAAATTCGGTTTCAAACTTAACTTTAACGAGTTTTATGTGGGTGGTGCCGCAATCGATAATTGCGGTTGCCCATTACCTGCAGAAACCTTAAAAGGTTGTGAAGAGGCCGATGCGATTTTGTTTGGTTCTGTGGGCGGCCCTAAATGGACAAATTTACCACCTGATCAACAACCTGAACGCGGTGCATTATTACCATTGCGTAAACACTTCAAATTATTCTGTAACCTTCGCCCGGCAACTCTTTATAAAGGATTGGAAAAATTCTGTCCGTTACGAGCAGATATTGCAGCAAAAGGGTTTGATATGGTGGTTGTACGCGAATTAACAGGCGGGATTTATTTCGGTCAGCCTAAAGGTCGTGAAGGTGAAGGCGCACAAACCAAAGCATTCGATACCGAAGTCTATTACAAATATGAAATCGAGCGCATTGCACGTGCTGCTTTTGATGCGGCAATGAAACGTCGTAAACACGTTACTTCTGTGGATAAAGCGAACGTATTACAAGCGTCAATCTTATGGCGTGAAACCGTGACCGAAGTGGCGAAAGGCTACCCTGAAGTCACCCTAGATCACATTTATATCGACAATGCGACCATGCAGCTCATCAAAGCACCGGAGTCTTTTGATGTACTCCTCTGCTCTAATATTTTCGGCGATATTATCTCTGATGAAGCAGCGATGATCACAGGTTCTATGGGCATGTTGCCATCTGCTAGCTTAAATGAAGAAGGTTTCGGCTTATACGAACCGGCTGGCGGTTCTGCACCGGATATCGCAGGCAAAGGCATTGCCAACCCGATCGCACAAATTCTTTCTGCGGCGATGATGTTCCGTTACAGCTTCAACTTAAACGAAGCCGCGGATGCCATTGAAAATGCGGTACAAAAAGTTTTAGCCAATGGTCACCGTACGGGCGATTTAGCCGATGACGCTGCCCCTGTTTCAACGGCGGAAATGGGTACATTGATTGCTGATGCAATTTAA